The DNA segment GGGTGGCAAGCAAACGGAAGTGTTATTGAACGGATAGGAATGTAACTGACCAAATTCAGCAAAGATTTAGCATTTAGCATTTaccacgtttcgcaaaaaacagaaaacccatctgtttctttcaaaccatgcagtcttaaactaccaagaaacacttctgtctatattttttacttttcctggtgttttatatatttatttttttcttcttttgtttttttctgcgcaatgagcattcttcggaatggatacttGCGCACTACataatcgacatcatcatcatcatcatgacggTTATATAATAACATAGCAATAACCATATCACAAAGAGCGTcctttatgaaaatattaaagtacaattataattatatcCCAACCATTTATCTATGTTTGTCTAATTATAAGGCTGGCGTAGTAATGATCATAACGACGCGTGCTACCGCATGACGCATTTGTTCCCAACTTTGTTACACCTATAAAAACATCACATTAACGAAACTTCAGGTGTGAAGATAACGATGATAAAGTTTTGGAGCCCTTCTACCCACCCCGATCTTCAACCCGTTACGCAAACTTTATTCCGCGTTCCTCTACTTTACAAAGTTAACCAGAATAATTTAAAACCAACTAATTAGTTAAAATAGAagataagatttttattttagttgttcGTATTTATGTCCAACCACGGACCTTCATATGAAGGTCCGTGTGTCCAACGATATCGCAGGCTCGGGACAGGCGCTGCTGTTTACATCCGGGTACTGTTGCTCTGGACAACCATCTTGACGCTCGGGGAGCTAATCCTGCAGTTCTAAACTACATTTTTCTATTGAAGTGGGAAAAAATTAGTCAGAATGGTAAGCTACGACTccgattttattatttttaattggctCACGTTAAAATCTTTACATAGATATACATACCTGTTCGtgtaatttgaatattttgttgctgttttacaAATCTGTAAGCTTAAACAGTAAGTATAGTGGATCGGTGCATTTATTTACGAAATGCACAGAGCGCAAACTTGGACATATTTtgatatgtatatgtattaCCTTTCAGTACATCAAAGTATCCAAATGGCTGGTTTTATGCCCTAAGTTTGATGgacaatgttattttaaacactAATGTATTGCATGGAGTCAGTCATGTTACAATCTCCAGCATAAGATAAGTGACAAAAACGTGTTTTGAGCATCAAAtgcacaatttgtttttatctcctTAGCCGccaaagaagaaaggaggaaaaggaaaggGCAAAGgtaaaggaaaaggaaaaggaaagggaaaaggaaaagggaaaggaaagaagggaggaaaggcACCAACTGTCATTGATGGCATTGCAACTGAAGAGATGTCAAAAGAACAGGTGTGTTTCTGTCCtttctgacaaagaaaacaatcaacagAGATTTGAACTTGTTCCGTCATAGTGATCATGGAAATTTAAATCCTTATGAGGAATGTCATCTTGAATAATGTTGAATAGTACGGACAGCAAATCTCTTTCACACTTTGGCAGtattctttctgtgtgtgttcttgcatgtacatgtgtgcctaaaatatttaactgtaGCCAGTCCCTTTACTTTCTTATgctataattattaattaactaTTCTTTGAACTATTCTTCCATAAAGCATATACACAAAGTCAATATTAAGATTTATAGAACCTTGTGGATTGTGCCTCTGTTGTATTTAAGTCTGACCTAACTACAGAGTATTGTGAAGGACTTTGTCAGCTACTGTTGAGTACACAGCTAAATTTTAGGTTGCAACTCATATGCATCAGTTTCCTTGTCCTATATGCAAATTTTGCTGcttgtaacatttttaatatgaatataaatttttttcaaattgacTTATGAATAGATGTGGTCAGTGTTTTATACCAGACTGGCTTGCCTGATTTTCATTTAATACAATGTTGACACACTGATTTGTTAAGTGCTTTTTTCATTAGCAAGCAGCTCATAgtacagaaaagtaaaattgttCCTCAACTAGTCACTTCCCTGGcttaaatttaatttgtgcaGTAAAACAAAGGAACTCTTTCCCCTTCCATAtagccacctacccaccattgaaacctttaaatgtgcactaaagaCACACTTCTTCATTTCAAGTTTACTCAAGTAactgctatttttcttttttgcctgTATATATTCCAAGTTTGGATAAAAAGTACTTGAAAAGTAGCTTTGTGTTTACTGATACATGTCAATTTTCAAAAAAACGAAACATGTTTagcaaaaatttatataaaaagtaagAATAGTTAAATATCTTCCTAATTTGTTAACAAAAAGTCATTAGAAATAGTATTGGTTGACATTaagttatttttctaaaatgacTAAAGTGTAGGAAATCTGAAGCAGACATTTTGCTTGAAAGGGAAGTGATAACCTAATTGTGTTGTATCagactgatttaaaaaaaaaaagccatataacaacatacattttaagaaaaccaAAATTCTGCAATTTCTCTTAGCTGGAGGAACACATCTCCAGGCTGCGAGAAGAGTTGGACAGAGAGCGAGAAGAACGAAACTATTTCCAACTGGAGAGAGACAAGGTCAACACCTTCTGGGAGATCACCAAGCGTCAGTTGGATGAGAAAAAGGCAGAGCTTCGCAACAAAGATCGTGAGATGGAGGATGCTGAAGAAAGACATCAGATTGAAATAAAGGTATGATTTGGTTCAAACTGTGTATAAATCATTGTGTATACTGTTTATAGCAAGAGTTAATTGCGACCACTTAACAGTCGCATGCAATTTAGCATTGCATTTTTGTAATGAGGAAGTTTTATAgagtatgcatgtttgtgtgactCTGATTTGGTGTTTATGTATGCATATCTGCACTTCAGGGTGGTGATTTGTGGGtaaaaacagtttatgtaaGCGGTTGGAAAAGATAGCTATTGAAAGCTAATTCTAGTCTCCCCATTAACCAGTGCTATCAACATTGCCATTCTGCTGATCACATATACTGAACAGGtgtacaaacagaaagtgaagcATTTGTTGTATGAGCACCAAAACAATATAGCAGAATTAAAGGCTGAGGGTTCAGTGGCTTTGAAACTCGCACAAGATGTCCACGGTGGCAAGGAGCTGGATCTGCGTAAGGATAAACGAGCTCTGAAGGTGGAGCTTAAGGAGCAGGAGTTATCTCATGAAGAGGTCATCAAGAGCCTTAAGAAGGTCAGTTTGGTGGTGATCATTTTTACTTCAAATCCAAGTGGTTACAAAGCCTGATCCAACTTTTGTTGGAATCTACACTTGTATTATAAAAGAGATCTGTAAAAATGGATTAAATATTAGTTCTAAATAATACCCTGTCCTAAAATTCCAGCCAGGAGCAGTTAGCAAGTTGCAAGTCGTGTGACTGTCGTAACCtgaattttaagaattttcttGAGGTGTGGATGACCACAGTTGCAAGACACAAGCAATGCTTTCTTCTCGTTAGTTTGATTCAATCCAGATATTTCCTTTGACTGCTACGTGAAAGCTTAAAATGAATTCGTACAAGTGACTTATGGCTTTGAACATTCCATAATTTTCTGGTTATGTGCTAAACTGTGAAACAGAAAGTCACTATTCTGAGGTCCACTTAAACCTATGGCTAGATGATTTCCCCTAACACCCAGCAGCTTTGCAGAAGAAATGATGCCTGGCTGATTTATCAGGGTACAAGTATATGAAGtatcttttataaacattagcttttttggtttttataaCCAAAATATTACCCCTGCAGAGATtgtcatgaaatgttttttgtggTGAAATATACATTAGGTAATACTTTCAGTCAGTGTTTAGAATGTTGGAATAGTCATGATGTTTTGCTTTCAGCAAAGCATGtgtcacacttttatttattagattttcttgcattttgatCTATGTGCTCCCATACAAACATGATTgtgagaagaattttttttaaaatgccttcTCTTCTATCTGAACAGACTCATGATGAGCATGTTACAGAATTAAGAAGTGATTTTGAACGCAATGCTCATGAAATTGAGGcaaaatatgagaaaaagatGAGGACACTAAGAGATGAGCTGGACCTAAGGAGGAAGACAGAAATCCATGAAATTGAGGAACGCAAAAATGGCCAGATTAACAGCTTAATGAAGAACCATGAGAAAGCTTTTAGTGACATCAAGAACTATTATAATGATATAACACTCAACAACTTAGCCCTTATCAACACTCTGAAGGTATGTTAACTTTATCTTTAATGTTGTGAAAAGAGATTTGCAatgaaattgttattttaagAGATTAGTTAAACTTAAATTCTCTAACTgtacataaatgtattttttaagtgATGTTTTGTGTCTGAAATGGACATCATATCCATACAAGTGATTTTGATTTCCCAAAAATGCATTTTGGGATGGTCTCCTTCTCAGAAATAGTTTTCTCCCAAGATATCATGCAATATTAAAAGAGCTGCTATCCTGCTTGTATTTTCATAAAGACTAACTCAGTGTTTATTGAATTTCTTTGTACACTTTAAAGTGTgagaaatatatatgtgtgtgtgggcgagagggacttttttttattttaaaaatgtgtttctgaATCCTCTGGCAGGAACAagttgaagaaatgaaaaagaaggaagagaggatAGAAAGGCTTATGAGTGATATGCTAGCAGAAAACAGACGATTAACAGAACCACTTCAGAAGGCTCGTGAGGAGGTTGAAGATCTTAAGAAAGAGTTGGCAAACTATAATCAAACCAAAGATTTACTTCGGGTAAGTTTCTCAGCTGCAAGTTTTAATGTGACTGCCTTTTATTTTCGCCTGCCCTGCTCAGTTTTGTGTGCTccattttgtgtatattttttcaggAAGAAAAAGTTACAAGAATGAAGCATTTGAAAATTAGGTTTTACTTATGACATATAGTAGAgagattaatattttatattttttcttgtaataaatGTCAGATCATATGATGTCAATCTCCCTCAACTCCATGCATCATAAATTTGAAatcatgacaaaataaaatcctgAATGCTTATTCAGTGCCATAGGAACTAGAAgttgttggggtgggggtgtcAAAGGGGCAGCCGCCCCCTTAAAACAGATACTGGGGAGTCAAAAATGTGACCATTGCTCACTGTCGGCATGAAGTTTGCCCCTCATCCCCCAGAGTCGAGCATTTTCTTACGCCACTGTTGTTAACATTTGAAAGCTAAGAAAAACTTTTCATCCACTTTTGTTAAAATGCTTCATGCAGGCAAGAATGATCTCATTTTGTATGTTATCTAAGAAAGCTGAAGGTCAAATACATTAACATTAAGCACCTTTGTATAAGCAAAGatgtagaaaagaaatttcctacttaaaaaaaataaaagcatgagttgttttctttaccttcaacaagaaattaaaatatagcaATTTTTGAGTGTAAAGAACTAAagggaatgaaaataatattttattaccatCATTAGTACCTTTTTCTGTGAATCAGATGACGAAGGGAAGATTAAAGGTTGCAACAGAGAATCTTAATGCTACCAAATGGGAGCTTGAGGTTTTGGAGCAAAGATTCCACAAggtataaatttttttttattacctcaAGTAGTTCATTATTTCCTTATGCTATGGTTATGATGTGATATGGGTATATTACAGGAGAAAGTTTATAATCAGATTGTTATTATCTAAAAACCCAGCTGCTTAGGCAAAGCTGATTTAGTTAGGTATAAAACATTGTCAATCAAGTGTGCTTACTTTGCTGTTGCGTTGGGGAGGTAGTTGTAATGGAGATGACATTTATCTAGTGAAAGTTTTCCGTGAACATTTCTGGGGTCCTATCTAATAGGGGTTCACAATACATAGGGAATGTCTTGATGAAAAGGTTTTACTGTATATGGAATCTTTATAATGACAACTTTGATTTAAATTGTACTAGCAAAGTTATGTTTCAGCACTATGATGGTCACGAAAACAATTTATATCTTAATGCTATCCTGCTGTAAAGAGCGCCACCTAGGAATAAATGCTTTTGTGATTAATTTATTCtcacatttaattttcttaatgtaaaatattatattgtttttaaaataacaatcagcagcttattctttttctttaaatacattttttgtttttcttggtgGTACTGCAAGTGCATCAATCAGAGCATGAGTGGTTGGTATTAGTCTGGTCATCACTGTTACTCTCGTAATCTTCACTGTTACTCTGGTCATCTTCACTATTACTCTGGTCATCTTCATTGTTACTCTGGTCATCTTCAAATACTATTTTTCAGACTTATATTGTTAGGCATATGATTACAAGCTCAAAAGAGATCAGACCTCTTTTCCAGTGAACGTCTCGTGAcaacatctaaaaaaaatgttgatgtcatCAGCCATGTGTACCTGTCTGCAGATTcaggaagagagagatgagCTGTATCGGAAGTTTGTCAAGGCCATACAGGAAGTTCAGCAGAAGAGTAGTTTCAAGAACCTCTTGCTGGAGAAGAAGTTGACAGCTTTGGCTGACATGCTGGAGAAGAAGGAAGCACAGCTGAATGAAGTGCTGTCAGCATCCAACCTTGATCCCACAGCACTTACTGTTGTCACAAGGAAACTTGAGGTTAGATTTTGTGCAAATGTTATTCCATGGACTTTCATTAGTTGGCGCTTAAATTCCTAAGCAGCAACATTATCTCTTTGAATAAGAACTTTGCAAACGGTATACTAAATAAGGGACAGATAAATAACAGTCAAATAgtttttctgcagtttttagATGTTCAGAGGTTTCAAAAGTTTagttttcataatgaaatgtgTTCATGAAATCTGTTTGAGCAGGATGTTCTGGATTCCAAGAACAGTGCCATTAAAGATCTACAATATGAATTGGCTCGTGTGTGCAAGGTGAGGACAAGACTATACGTAATCTGCAAtgagttgtttgttgttgttttttttgtatttggttttagcattttgaaatttttacattttgttatagAACTGCACATGGATAACATTGTGCATGCAGACACAAGGTGTGTGCGGACGTAATACATGTGGTATGCACATGTATGAGTTGCTAGACAAACTATAAAACATATGTGTgataattttagaaataaattaagtaaTATCAAGATCTTTCTGATGATAAACGTACAGATTCTTTAGAGACAGAAGTCAGTAATATAGATAGTTGTTAACAGTCTAGTTATTctgtaaataacatttgttttcaggctCATAATGACCTGCTACGTACATATGAGTCCAAGTTACAACAGTTTGGTGTACCCATAGAGGAGCTTGGGTTCAAACCACTGGAGAGCACTGTTGGTGGACAGTCCCTTGGGCAGGGGCCAGCTGGTCTGGTGTCAGCTCCAACATAGAGACTTGTTACTGTATGGTACAGAGCTGACgatattatgtttgtttgttttttctttcacatattTTGATGGTCAGAGGTGCCTGGATTAGTTGGAAACAATAGTATGAATAATTACTACATATTGCAGTGCctaaaaaatttgataaaattgttttttatgattgttgttataagtgtaaataaaagtgaagaaatataatttgtctcccttttggtGTTCTGTTTTGTGAAATATGCCTTTTGgccaattgaaaaaaaatagttgaggGAGAGGGGAAGGTTATAAATTTTGAGTTAACTTTACCTTGTGAAGGAATAGGGTGATTATCttcataaaattaaacaaattatgCCATACATaatctattttcattttattaaggtagcatttttctcaaaatatgtataaaatacatCCATAGGACATATTTATGCTCCACAGCAGATACCTAGGTAAATGATGTTCGTAGTAGCCTGAGATTTCTGGGTTGTGCATTTTCAGATCTTACTCCAGCACATAAATTCACTCTTAATGTGGCATTATTCTAGTGCATAGGATTAGCCCTCCATTGCCAACAggatcaaatacaaaaataaatccgATCCTtaatgcacacacgcacacatggtCATTGATACTTTTCCAGACATGCACATTAATCTGCtacatcagcggttctcaaagtatttcggacc comes from the Pomacea canaliculata isolate SZHN2017 linkage group LG12, ASM307304v1, whole genome shotgun sequence genome and includes:
- the LOC112577304 gene encoding dynein regulatory complex subunit 4-like, whose protein sequence is MPPKKKGGKGKGKGKGKGKGKGKGKGKGKKGGKAPTVIDGIATEEMSKEQLEEHISRLREELDREREERNYFQLERDKVNTFWEITKRQLDEKKAELRNKDREMEDAEERHQIEIKVYKQKVKHLLYEHQNNIAELKAEGSVALKLAQDVHGGKELDLRKDKRALKVELKEQELSHEEVIKSLKKTHDEHVTELRSDFERNAHEIEAKYEKKMRTLRDELDLRRKTEIHEIEERKNGQINSLMKNHEKAFSDIKNYYNDITLNNLALINTLKEQVEEMKKKEERIERLMSDMLAENRRLTEPLQKAREEVEDLKKELANYNQTKDLLRMTKGRLKVATENLNATKWELEVLEQRFHKIQEERDELYRKFVKAIQEVQQKSSFKNLLLEKKLTALADMLEKKEAQLNEVLSASNLDPTALTVVTRKLEDVLDSKNSAIKDLQYELARVCKAHNDLLRTYESKLQQFGVPIEELGFKPLESTVGGQSLGQGPAGLVSAPT